The sequence CGCCGACCTGATGAATCGCCGCGCTCGGGAGCTCGGCCTGGAGGGAAGCACCTTCTACGATCCGCACGGCCTCCCGAACCCGGGTCAGGAGAACATGATGACGGCCCGCGACCTCGCCGTGGTCGGGAACGAGCTGCTGCGCTACCCGCTGATGCGTGAGTACGCGGCCACGCCCACCTTCCCTTTCGAGAACGCCACCTTCACCGCCGGGATGACCAACCCAAACTTCCTGTTGCGCCGGTACGAGGGTGCCTACGGGATCAAGACGGGCTACACGGTGTCGGCCGGGTTCTCGGTGACGGCGGCCGCACGGCGTGGAGACATGGACGTGATCGCGGTCGTCACTGGCGCGAAGACCTCGCGCGGCCCGCAGAGCTCGTTCGCCCTGGCCGGTCGACTGATGGACGAGGTGTTCCGCTCCTGGTCGACGGTCACTCCGATCCGTGCGGGGGATGAGGCGGGCGAAGTGCCGGTGCAGCGCGGGGCGACTCCCACGGTAGCGGCCCTGGCGGCGCGGGACGCGGCGGCGCTCGTGCCGCGTGGCCAGGCGACGGTGGATTGGACGCTCGAGCCGCGGGCCGTGGAGGCGCCCGTGGCAAAGGGGGACACGGTCGGTGACATCATCGTCCGCCAGGGGGAGGCGGAGGTGATGCGTGTCCCCGCGCTGGCCGCCGATTCGGTCGAGCGCCGGCCCTGGTGGAAGTTCTGGGGCGGTTGACGTGCGTCCTTGCGGATTGACCGAACCCCTCTCTCGCCTGACTCTCAGGTTCCTGCGATGCTGCTGAACGCCATCCGGTCACTATTCGGGTCGACCTCCAATGCCGGAACGGGGGAGGCGGAAGCGCCTCCTGCCGCCGACCCGCTGCACCTCGCCGCCTGCGTGTTGCTGCTGGACGTTGCGTACGCCGACGGCGAGTTCTCCCCCTCTGAGCGATCTCACCTGGAAGACGTCCTGGAGCGGCACTTCGGGCTTCCTCCGGAGGTCGGGCGCAGGTTGCTCGATCTGGCAGAGCGGGAACGGCAAAGCGCGGTGGACTACTTCCGCTTCACCTCCCAACTACAGCAGAGCTACGACCTGGGGCAGAAGATGGTGCTGGCCGAGATCATGTGGGGCGTGGTTCTCGCCGATGGAAAGATCGCGGACCACGAGCAGTACCTCGCCCGCAAGATCTCCAACCTGCTGAACCTCCCTCCGGCGTATCTGTCCGCCGCAAAGGCCGCAGCCGCGGGCGAACCGACCTGACGGGCGCTCCACGACCGTTCTCGCATGATCGGTCCGATCCTGCTGGTCGCCGCCCTCCTCGGGGCGATGCTCCTTCCCCACGCTCCCGGCCGTTTCGACCTCTCGGCGGCCACGATCTCTCTGCTTGCCCGGCTCCTGGCCTGGATGAGCCTGATTCTGACGCCGCTCGGCGTACTGTGGTGGATCGACAGGCGGCGCGATCGGCTGTGGTACTCGCTGACGCGGGCCGCGGTCGGGCTGCTCGCGTTGCTGACCGCGGCCGCTGCCGTTGCCGCGAATCAGGCTACACTGGGGATCGGGTTCGCCGTGGCCGTGCTGCTGCCTCTGTGGTCCAGCCGCCGGCGCAGGGACCCTGTATCCCCCGCACCTCGTGCGGCCGCCCGCTCGTTTCCATCATTGCTGGTGATCGCGCCCCTGCTGCTGGTCGCCTTCTCCGGTCTGGTGGTCCCCCGCACGGCGGCTTGGAGTCGTGACCGGGCCATCCGGCACAGCGAGCCCCTCATCGCGGAGATCGAAGCGTACCGCGCCCGTCAGGGGCACTACCCGGTCTCGCTTCAGTCGCTCCACGCCGATGTACCGACCGGCGTCGTGGGGATCGAGCGGTTCCTGTACGAACCCAACGGCGAGGCGTACAACCTCTTTTTCGTGCGACCCGCCGTGGAGCTCGATGCGCTGGAGGTGGTCATGTTCAACCCGCTCGACGAGCATCGATTCGCCTCACACGAGCTGGATCTGCTCCAGTACCACGGTGAGGAGCTGGACCTGCGGCGCGGAGACCGTAGGCGCACGGTCCTGTCGCAGCCTCACTGGGTCTCCATACTCTTCGATTGATCGGCGACCCTGCGCTCAAAGCCACACGAGCGAACACCACCCCGGGTCGATTCGCACACCCGCCCCGGGTGGTCTCCCGGAGGGCTCTCCCATGCAACCGACCTTCTTTCCGACCCCGGATGATTTTCGACGGTGGCTGGCCCAGCACCACGACTCCGCGAGAGAGCTGTGGGTCGGCTTCTATAAGAAGGGCTCGGGGCGACCCAGCATCACCTGGCCGGAATCGATCGACGAGGCCCTCTGTTTCGGGTGGATCGATGGGGTTCGGCGCTCCCTGGACGAGGAGAGCTACGTGATCCGCTTCACCCCGCGCCGCCAGGGGGGCCGCTGGAGCGCGATCAACACTCGACGCGCCGAAGAGCTCATCCGCGGCGGGCGAATGCAACCCGCTGGTCTGCGGGCTTTCGAGGCGCGCGATCCCGAGAAGCCGAGTGGCGGGCTGCGCGGTCGGAATCCGCCGGAGCTCACGCCCGAGCACGAGGCGCGCTTCAGGGCGAACCCGGAGGCCTGGAGCCACTTCGAAGCCCAGCCCCCCGGATACCGCAGGTTGGTGATCGGCTGGGTGATCGGCGCCAAGCAGGAAGCCACCCGGATCCGACGTCTCGAGACCCTCATCCAACATTCCGCGTCCGGGAAGCGCGTTCGCTTCATGTAGAGGTGGAGAAGGGCTTCGTGCCCGTCTCCGACGTCCCCGTCAGAAATCGACTCGCTCGGCCGTACACTGAACAGGATGACAACCAGCCAACCCGGGTTCGCCGTGATTCGGAAACCTCTCTCCGCGCCTTGCGGCGATCGTGGACGCATTGCCCTCGAGGCCGGGTATCAGGGTGCTGGAGATCGGATTTCGCTGGGGTCCGAGTATCTGAACGGATGAGCACTCTTCGTCCCACGCTCGGCGCGCCTTCAGCGCCAGCATTTCGCCTTCGGGAGAGCTCGGCAACCACCTGAGAAGCAAGGGGAGGCAGCATGGGAAAGCTGGTGGTGGGCACGTTCCTGACGATGGATGGCGTCATGCAGGCCCCCGGCGGTCCCACCGAGGACCGCGAGGGGGGCTTCCCCCACGGCGGCTGGCTGGTCCCCTACTTCGACGACAAGCTGGTGGAGATCATGAACGAGTGGACGAGCCGCGCAGGCGGCTTCGTCCTGGGCCGCAAGACCTACGAGATCTTCGCGAATTCCTGGCCGAAGTCCACCAATCCCGAGGACGTTGCCGGTGCGGCCCTCAACTCGCGGCCGAAGTTCGTCGCCTCCCGCACGCTCGAGCGGCTCGAGTGGAACAATTCCAGGCTCCTCCAGGGCGACGTCGCCGAGGCCGTGGCGAAGATCAAGGTCGAAGAAGGGGATGAGCTCCAGGTTCATGGCAGCGGAGATCTTCTCCAGACGCTGATCCGTCACGACCTCGTGGACACCTTCCGGCTCTGGTTCTTCCCGGTAGTG is a genomic window of Longimicrobiaceae bacterium containing:
- a CDS encoding YdeI/OmpD-associated family protein; this translates as MQPTFFPTPDDFRRWLAQHHDSARELWVGFYKKGSGRPSITWPESIDEALCFGWIDGVRRSLDEESYVIRFTPRRQGGRWSAINTRRAEELIRGGRMQPAGLRAFEARDPEKPSGGLRGRNPPELTPEHEARFRANPEAWSHFEAQPPGYRRLVIGWVIGAKQEATRIRRLETLIQHSASGKRVRFM
- a CDS encoding D-alanyl-D-alanine carboxypeptidase family protein; this translates as MSPFSHRERSNRGLKILTVLLAIGLLATLGLLFQTRSRLAQVTATDEAPDQPAAVDSAHEAVSSSAPVAAENSVVAGDSAAAQELARAGAVAEAAATFPAAGAGSPVPPTEGFLRAGRPGVDYTAAYVVDRGTGRVLYEYNAHTPVPTASMAKMMTSLIVMEEIEAGRLSLDDSVTISARAAGMGGSQIYAAHNQIFSVRTLLAATMIQSANDAATALAEKVAGSNEAFADLMNRRARELGLEGSTFYDPHGLPNPGQENMMTARDLAVVGNELLRYPLMREYAATPTFPFENATFTAGMTNPNFLLRRYEGAYGIKTGYTVSAGFSVTAAARRGDMDVIAVVTGAKTSRGPQSSFALAGRLMDEVFRSWSTVTPIRAGDEAGEVPVQRGATPTVAALAARDAAALVPRGQATVDWTLEPRAVEAPVAKGDTVGDIIVRQGEAEVMRVPALAADSVERRPWWKFWGG
- a CDS encoding dihydrofolate reductase family protein; this translates as MGKLVVGTFLTMDGVMQAPGGPTEDREGGFPHGGWLVPYFDDKLVEIMNEWTSRAGGFVLGRKTYEIFANSWPKSTNPEDVAGAALNSRPKFVASRTLERLEWNNSRLLQGDVAEAVAKIKVEEGDELQVHGSGDLLQTLIRHDLVDTFRLWFFPVVIGAGKRLFGQGAIPRSFQLVETQATTTGAVLHVYERVGDLRYGEVEVGEETVVFDGETSPAA
- a CDS encoding TerB family tellurite resistance protein, encoding MLLNAIRSLFGSTSNAGTGEAEAPPAADPLHLAACVLLLDVAYADGEFSPSERSHLEDVLERHFGLPPEVGRRLLDLAERERQSAVDYFRFTSQLQQSYDLGQKMVLAEIMWGVVLADGKIADHEQYLARKISNLLNLPPAYLSAAKAAAAGEPT